In one window of Equus asinus isolate D_3611 breed Donkey chromosome 16, EquAss-T2T_v2, whole genome shotgun sequence DNA:
- the USP1 gene encoding ubiquitin carboxyl-terminal hydrolase 1 isoform X2, with the protein MPGVTPSESSGLSRGSPSKKNRLSLKFFQKKETKRALDFTDSPENEEKAECRGSEIDQVVPAAQSSPINCEKRENLLPFVGLNNLGNTCYLNSILQVLYFCPGFKSGVKHLFNIISRKKEALKDEANQRDKGNCKEDSLTSYELICSLQSLIISVEQLQANFLLNPEKYTDELATQPRRLLNTLRELNPMYEGYLQHDAQEVLQCILGNIQETCQLLKEEEVKNVAELSTKVEEKPHQKGERSGINSVEMDSMRHSEDHKEKLPKGNGKRKSDTEFGNMKKKVKVSKEHQSLEENQRQTRSKRKATGAEQIGFELVEKLFQGQLVLRTRCLECESLTERREDFQDISVPVQEDELSKVEESSEISPEPKTEMKTLRWAISQFASVERIVGEDKYFCENCHHYTEAERSLLFDKMPEVITIHLKCFAASGLEFDCYGGGLSKINTPLLTPLKLSLEEWSTKPTNDSYGLFAVVMHSGITISSGHYTASVKVTDLNSLELDKGNFVVDQMCEIGKPEPSNEEEARGVVENYADEDVSIRVGANTQPSKVLNKKNVEAIGLLGGQKSKADYELYNKASNPDKGASTAFAENRSSETNSSNGTHESDRNKESSDQTGINISGFENKISYVVQSLKEYEGKWLLFDDSEVKVTEEKDFLNSLSPSTSPTSTPYLLFYKKL; encoded by the exons ATGCCCGGTGTCACACCGAGCGAAAGCAGCGGACTTTCCAGAGGAAGTCCGTCCAAGAAAAACAGACTTTCCTTGAAGttttttcagaaaaaggaaactaagagagCCTTGGATTTCACAGATTCTCCAGAAAACGAAGAAAAAGCCGAGTGTCGAGGCTCTGAAAT TGATCAAGTTGTTCCGGCAGCACAGTCCTCACCTATAAACTGTGAGAAGAGGGAGAACTTGTTACCATTTGTGGGACTGAATAATCTCGGCAATACTTGTTATCTTAATAGTATACTTCAG GTATTATATTTTTGTCCGGGTTTTAAATCTGGAGTGAAGcacttatttaatattatttcaagGAAGAAAGAAGCCCTAAAAGATGAAGCCAATCAAAGAGATAAg GGAAATTGCAAAGAAGATTCTTTGACAAGTTATGAACTAATATGCAGTTTACagtccttgatcatttcagttgAACAGCTTCAGGCTAATTTTCTCTTAAATCCAGAGAAATACACTGATGAACTTGCTACTCAGCCAAGGCGACTGCTTAACACACTCAG GGAACTCAACCCTATGTATGAAGGATATCTACAGCATGATGCACAGGAAGTATTACAGTGTATTTTGGGAAACATTCAAGAAACATGCCAACttctaaaagaagaagaagtaaaaaatgtgGCAGAATTATCTACTAAGGTAGAAGAAAAACCTCATCAGAAAGGGGAAAGGAGTGGTATTAACAGCGTAGAGATGGACAGCATGAGGCATTCTGAAGACCATAAAGAAAAACTCCCAAAAgggaatgggaaaagaaaaagtgacactgAATTTGGCAACatgaagaaaaaagttaaagtaTCCAAGGAACACCAGTCATTAGAAGAAAACCAGAGACAAACCAGAtcaaaaagaaaagctacag gtGCAGAGCAGATTGGTTTTGAGCTAGTAGAGAAATTATTTCAAGGTCAGCTGGTATTAAGGACTCGTTGCTTAGAATGTGAAAGTttaacagaaagaagagaagatttTCAAGACATCAGTGTACCAGTGCAAGAAGATGAGCTTTCCAAAGTAGAGGAGAGTTCTGAAA TTTCTCCAGAGccaaaaacagaaatgaagactCTGAGATGGGCAATTTCACAATTTGCTTCAGTGGAGAGAATTGTAGGAGAAGataaatatttctgtgaaaattgccATCATTATACTGAAGCCGAACGAAGTCTTTTGTTTGACAAAATGCCTGAAGTTATAACTATTCATTTGAAGTGCTTTGCTGCTAGTGGCTTAGA GTTTGATTGTTATGGTGGTGGACTTTCCAAGATCAACACTCCCTTACTGACACCTCTTAAATTGTCACTAGAAGAATGGAGCACAAAGCCAACCAACGATAGCTATGGATTATTTGCTGTTGTGATGCATAGCGGCATTACAATTAGTAGCGGGCATTACACTGCTTCTGTTAAAGTCACTGACCTTAACAGTTTAGAACTGGATAAGGGAAATTTTGTAGTGGACCAAATGTGTGAAATAGGTAAACCAGAACCATCAAATGAGGAGGAAGCAAGGGGTGTGGTGGAAAATTATGCTGATGAAGATGTCTCGATTAGAGTTGGTGCAAATACACAGCCAAGTAAAGTTTTGaacaaaaaaaatgtagaagCTATTGGACTTCTTGGAGGACAAAAGAGCAAAGCAGATTATGAGCTATACAACAAAGCGTCTAATCCTGATAAAGGTGCCAGTACAGCATTTGCTGAAAACAGAAGTTCTGAGACTAACAGTTCTAATGGGACCCATGAATCTGATAGAAACAAGGAATCCAGTGACCAAACAGGCATTAACATTAGTGGATTTGAGAACAAAATTTCATATGTAGTGCAAAGCTTAAAGGAGTATGAGGGGAAGTGGTTGCTTTTTGATGATTCTGAAGTGAAAGTCACTGAAGAGAAGGactttttgaattctctttccccttctacATCTCCTACGTCCACGCCTTACTTgctattttataagaaattatag
- the USP1 gene encoding ubiquitin carboxyl-terminal hydrolase 1 isoform X1: MPGVTPSESSGLSRGSPSKKNRLSLKFFQKKETKRALDFTDSPENEEKAECRGSEIDQVVPAAQSSPINCEKRENLLPFVGLNNLGNTCYLNSILQVLYFCPGFKSGVKHLFNIISRKKEALKDEANQRDKGNCKEDSLTSYELICSLQSLIISVEQLQANFLLNPEKYTDELATQPRRLLNTLRELNPMYEGYLQHDAQEVLQCILGNIQETCQLLKEEEVKNVAELSTKVEEKPHQKGERSGINSVEMDSMRHSEDHKEKLPKGNGKRKSDTEFGNMKKKVKVSKEHQSLEENQRQTRSKRKATGDMLEIPPKIIPKYISEGESARPSQKKSRVKVNWLKPATKQPSILSKFCSLGKITTHQGSKEQSKESEYLEEDLGKGENDDTTNGCGLESPGNDVKSINVNEVKPINTGAEQIGFELVEKLFQGQLVLRTRCLECESLTERREDFQDISVPVQEDELSKVEESSEISPEPKTEMKTLRWAISQFASVERIVGEDKYFCENCHHYTEAERSLLFDKMPEVITIHLKCFAASGLEFDCYGGGLSKINTPLLTPLKLSLEEWSTKPTNDSYGLFAVVMHSGITISSGHYTASVKVTDLNSLELDKGNFVVDQMCEIGKPEPSNEEEARGVVENYADEDVSIRVGANTQPSKVLNKKNVEAIGLLGGQKSKADYELYNKASNPDKGASTAFAENRSSETNSSNGTHESDRNKESSDQTGINISGFENKISYVVQSLKEYEGKWLLFDDSEVKVTEEKDFLNSLSPSTSPTSTPYLLFYKKL; the protein is encoded by the exons ATGCCCGGTGTCACACCGAGCGAAAGCAGCGGACTTTCCAGAGGAAGTCCGTCCAAGAAAAACAGACTTTCCTTGAAGttttttcagaaaaaggaaactaagagagCCTTGGATTTCACAGATTCTCCAGAAAACGAAGAAAAAGCCGAGTGTCGAGGCTCTGAAAT TGATCAAGTTGTTCCGGCAGCACAGTCCTCACCTATAAACTGTGAGAAGAGGGAGAACTTGTTACCATTTGTGGGACTGAATAATCTCGGCAATACTTGTTATCTTAATAGTATACTTCAG GTATTATATTTTTGTCCGGGTTTTAAATCTGGAGTGAAGcacttatttaatattatttcaagGAAGAAAGAAGCCCTAAAAGATGAAGCCAATCAAAGAGATAAg GGAAATTGCAAAGAAGATTCTTTGACAAGTTATGAACTAATATGCAGTTTACagtccttgatcatttcagttgAACAGCTTCAGGCTAATTTTCTCTTAAATCCAGAGAAATACACTGATGAACTTGCTACTCAGCCAAGGCGACTGCTTAACACACTCAG GGAACTCAACCCTATGTATGAAGGATATCTACAGCATGATGCACAGGAAGTATTACAGTGTATTTTGGGAAACATTCAAGAAACATGCCAACttctaaaagaagaagaagtaaaaaatgtgGCAGAATTATCTACTAAGGTAGAAGAAAAACCTCATCAGAAAGGGGAAAGGAGTGGTATTAACAGCGTAGAGATGGACAGCATGAGGCATTCTGAAGACCATAAAGAAAAACTCCCAAAAgggaatgggaaaagaaaaagtgacactgAATTTGGCAACatgaagaaaaaagttaaagtaTCCAAGGAACACCAGTCATTAGAAGAAAACCAGAGACAAACCAGAtcaaaaagaaaagctacagGTGATATGTTAGAGATTCCTCCTAAAATAATCCCCAAGTACATTTCTGAAGGTGAGAGTGCAAGACCCTCACAAAAGAAATCCAGAGTTAAAGTAAATTGGTTAAAGCCTGCAACTAAGCAACCTAGCATTCTTTCTAAATTCTGTAGTCTGGGAAAAATAACAACACACCAAGGATCCAAAGAACAATCTAAAGAAAGTGAATATCTTGAAGAGGACTTGGGGAAGGGTGAAAATGATGACACAACTAATGGTTGTGGACTTGAATCTCCAGGGAACGATGTTAAATCCATTAATGTTAATGAAGTTAAGCCCATAAACACAG gtGCAGAGCAGATTGGTTTTGAGCTAGTAGAGAAATTATTTCAAGGTCAGCTGGTATTAAGGACTCGTTGCTTAGAATGTGAAAGTttaacagaaagaagagaagatttTCAAGACATCAGTGTACCAGTGCAAGAAGATGAGCTTTCCAAAGTAGAGGAGAGTTCTGAAA TTTCTCCAGAGccaaaaacagaaatgaagactCTGAGATGGGCAATTTCACAATTTGCTTCAGTGGAGAGAATTGTAGGAGAAGataaatatttctgtgaaaattgccATCATTATACTGAAGCCGAACGAAGTCTTTTGTTTGACAAAATGCCTGAAGTTATAACTATTCATTTGAAGTGCTTTGCTGCTAGTGGCTTAGA GTTTGATTGTTATGGTGGTGGACTTTCCAAGATCAACACTCCCTTACTGACACCTCTTAAATTGTCACTAGAAGAATGGAGCACAAAGCCAACCAACGATAGCTATGGATTATTTGCTGTTGTGATGCATAGCGGCATTACAATTAGTAGCGGGCATTACACTGCTTCTGTTAAAGTCACTGACCTTAACAGTTTAGAACTGGATAAGGGAAATTTTGTAGTGGACCAAATGTGTGAAATAGGTAAACCAGAACCATCAAATGAGGAGGAAGCAAGGGGTGTGGTGGAAAATTATGCTGATGAAGATGTCTCGATTAGAGTTGGTGCAAATACACAGCCAAGTAAAGTTTTGaacaaaaaaaatgtagaagCTATTGGACTTCTTGGAGGACAAAAGAGCAAAGCAGATTATGAGCTATACAACAAAGCGTCTAATCCTGATAAAGGTGCCAGTACAGCATTTGCTGAAAACAGAAGTTCTGAGACTAACAGTTCTAATGGGACCCATGAATCTGATAGAAACAAGGAATCCAGTGACCAAACAGGCATTAACATTAGTGGATTTGAGAACAAAATTTCATATGTAGTGCAAAGCTTAAAGGAGTATGAGGGGAAGTGGTTGCTTTTTGATGATTCTGAAGTGAAAGTCACTGAAGAGAAGGactttttgaattctctttccccttctacATCTCCTACGTCCACGCCTTACTTgctattttataagaaattatag
- the LOC106839759 gene encoding heterogeneous nuclear ribonucleoprotein A1-like, producing the protein MSKSESPKEPEQLWKLFIRGLSFETTDESLRSHFEQRRTLTDCVVMRDPNTKCSRGFGFVTYATVEEVDAAMNARPHKVDGRVVEPKRAVLREDSQRLGAHLTVKKLFVGGIKEDTEEHHLRDYFEQYGKIEVIEIMTDRGSGKKRGFAFLTFDDHDSVDKSVIQKYHTVNGHNCEVRKALSKQEMASASSSQRGRSGSGNFGGGRGGGFGGNDNFGCGGNSVVELASVAAVAGGGYGGSGDGYNGFGNDGSNFGGGGNYNDFGNYNNQSSNFGPMKGGNFGGRCSGPYGGGGQYFARPRNQGGYGGSSSSSSYGSGRRF; encoded by the coding sequence ATGTCTAAGTCAGAGTCTCCCAAAGAGCCCGAACAGCTGTGGAAGCTCTTCATCAGAGGTTTGAGTTTTGAAACAACTGATGAGAGTCTCAGGAGCCATTTTGAGCAACGGAGAACGCTCACGGACTGTGTGGTAATGAGAGATCCAAACACCAAGTGCTCCAGAGGCTTTGGCTTTGTCACGTACGCCACTGTGGAGGAGGTGGATGCAGCTATGAATGCAAGGCCACACAAGGTGGATGGAAGAGTTGTGGAACCAAAGAGGGCCGTCTTAAGAGAAGATTCTCAAAGACTTGGTGCCCACTTAACTGTGAAAAAGCTTTTTGTTGGTGGCATTAAAGAAGACACTGAAGAACATCACCTAAGAGATTATTTTGAACAGTATGGGAAAATTGAAGTGATTGAAATCATGACTGACAGAGGCAGTGGCAAGAAGAGAGGATTTGCTTTTCTAACTTTTGATGACCATGACTCCGTAGACAAGTCTGTTATTCAGAAATACCATACTGTGAATGGCCACAACTGTGAAGTAAGGAAAGCCCTATCTAAGCAAGAGATGGCTAGTGCTTCATCCAGCCAAAGAGGTCGAAGTGGTTCTGGAAATTTTGGTGGTGGTCGTGGAGGTGGTTTTGGTGGGAATGACAACTTTGGTTGTGGAGGAAACTCAGTGGTTGAGTTAGCTTCGGTGGCAGCCGTGGCAGGTGGTGGATATGGTGGCAGTGGGGATGGCTATAATGGATTTGGTAATGATGGAAGCAATTTTGGAGGTGGAGGAAACTATAATGATTTTGGAAATTACAACAATCAATCTTCAAATTTTGGACCCATGAAAGGAGGAAATTTTGGAGGCAGATGCTCTGGCCCCTATGGTGGTGGAGGCCAATACTTTGCCAGACCACGAAACCAAGGTGGCTATGGCGGttccagcagcagcagtagctatGGCAGTGGCAGAAGGTTTTAA